A single Leptotrichia trevisanii DSM 22070 DNA region contains:
- the atpA gene encoding F0F1 ATP synthase subunit alpha, which produces MRIKPEEISKIIRSEIENYKSSLDISNTGTVLEVGDGIARIYGLSNAMAGELLEFENGTIGMALNLEESNIGAVIFGKTQGIKEGSIVKGLGKVAEVPAGNELLGRVVDALGTPIDGKGSITADKHMPIERQASGIIARKPVTQPMQTGIKAIDGMFPIGKGQRELIIGDRQTGKTAIAIDSIINQKNNDVLCIYVAIGQKRSTVAQIYKKLEEAGALEYTIIVAATASESAPLQYLAPYSGVAMGEYFMDEGKDVLIVYDDLSKHAVAYREMSLLLKRPPGREAYPGDVFYLHSRLLERAAKLSDKLGGGSITALPIVETRAGDISAYIPTNVISITDGQIFLETDLFNSGFRPAINAGVSVSRVGGAAQIKAMKQVASKVKLELAQYNELLAFTQFGSDLDKATRDQLNRGSKIMEVLKQPQYSPFKVQEQVISFYCVTNGYFDDVPTEKVRTFEKDLIEALKNDSEILNEIREKKVLDDDLKNKLDEFITDFKKEYVW; this is translated from the coding sequence TTGAGAATCAAGCCAGAAGAAATAAGTAAAATAATCCGAAGCGAAATCGAAAATTACAAAAGTTCACTGGATATTTCCAATACTGGGACGGTTTTGGAAGTAGGAGATGGAATTGCCAGAATCTACGGATTAAGTAACGCTATGGCAGGAGAGCTTTTAGAGTTTGAAAATGGAACTATCGGAATGGCACTAAACTTGGAAGAAAGTAACATTGGAGCAGTAATTTTTGGAAAGACACAAGGAATAAAAGAAGGAAGCATAGTAAAAGGACTGGGAAAAGTAGCTGAAGTTCCAGCTGGAAATGAGCTTCTTGGAAGAGTAGTTGACGCACTTGGGACTCCTATTGACGGGAAAGGTTCTATAACAGCTGACAAACATATGCCAATCGAACGACAGGCATCAGGAATTATCGCAAGAAAACCTGTTACACAGCCTATGCAGACTGGAATAAAGGCAATAGACGGAATGTTCCCGATTGGAAAAGGACAAAGGGAATTAATAATTGGAGATAGACAAACTGGTAAGACGGCAATCGCCATTGACTCCATTATAAATCAAAAAAATAACGATGTTTTATGTATTTATGTTGCAATTGGGCAAAAAAGATCAACAGTTGCACAAATTTATAAAAAACTGGAAGAGGCAGGTGCGTTGGAATATACAATTATTGTTGCGGCAACTGCTTCAGAATCGGCACCACTTCAATATTTGGCGCCATATTCAGGGGTTGCCATGGGTGAATATTTTATGGATGAAGGAAAAGATGTATTGATAGTTTATGATGATTTATCAAAACATGCGGTAGCTTACCGTGAAATGTCATTACTGCTAAAACGTCCACCGGGAAGGGAAGCATATCCAGGAGATGTCTTCTATCTTCACTCAAGACTGCTTGAAAGAGCGGCAAAATTAAGCGATAAACTGGGTGGAGGCTCAATTACGGCACTTCCAATCGTAGAAACACGTGCAGGAGATATTTCGGCATATATTCCAACAAATGTTATTTCAATAACAGATGGACAAATATTTTTAGAAACAGATTTATTTAATTCAGGATTCAGGCCAGCAATAAATGCAGGAGTTTCTGTATCACGGGTTGGAGGAGCGGCACAAATTAAGGCAATGAAACAGGTGGCTTCAAAAGTGAAACTGGAACTTGCCCAATACAATGAATTACTGGCATTTACACAGTTTGGATCGGATTTGGACAAGGCTACAAGGGATCAGCTTAACCGTGGATCTAAAATTATGGAAGTGTTAAAACAGCCACAATATAGCCCATTCAAAGTTCAGGAACAGGTAATTTCATTTTACTGTGTTACAAATGGATATTTTGACGATGTTCCAACTGAAAAAGTTAGAACATTTGAAAAAGATTTAATCGAAGCACTTAAAAACGATTCAGAAATCTTAAATGAAATTCGTGAGAAAAAAGTATTGGATGACGATCTAAAAAATAAACTTGATGAATTTATAACAGACTTCAAAAAAGAATATGTCTGGTAA
- the atpG gene encoding ATP synthase F1 subunit gamma, with amino-acid sequence MAANMKEIKERIDSVKNTSQITNAMNIVSSTKFKKFQVLTLKSRNYAHAVDEAFDNLVASLKGNKFVIFDGKSEVKRIGIIVMTSDRGLCGSFNSNTFRRLENMRKQFEKEGKDVSVVTIGRKAKEYCKNRDINVDSEYTQMIPETMFETGKKISEDVVQFYLNDFYDEVYMIYSKFVSAIEYNIQVEKLLPIEKKEGLPTKEYVFDPSEEEVLNSFVPQVLNIKLYQSLLENSASEHSARMSAMKQANDNAAEMIRNLEVQYNRERQGKITQELTEIISGSLGVQ; translated from the coding sequence ATGGCAGCAAATATGAAAGAAATAAAAGAACGTATTGACAGTGTAAAAAATACAAGTCAAATAACAAATGCAATGAATATTGTTTCTTCTACAAAGTTTAAAAAATTTCAAGTTTTAACTTTAAAATCCAGAAACTATGCACATGCTGTAGATGAGGCGTTTGACAATCTGGTTGCAAGTCTTAAAGGAAATAAATTTGTAATTTTTGATGGAAAGTCGGAAGTCAAAAGAATCGGTATCATTGTAATGACATCGGATCGTGGGCTATGCGGAAGTTTTAACTCAAATACTTTTAGAAGGCTTGAAAATATGAGAAAGCAATTTGAGAAGGAAGGAAAGGACGTTTCAGTCGTAACGATTGGAAGAAAGGCAAAAGAATATTGTAAAAATCGGGATATTAACGTGGATAGTGAATATACGCAGATGATTCCCGAAACAATGTTTGAAACTGGGAAAAAAATCAGTGAAGATGTTGTACAGTTTTATTTAAACGATTTTTATGATGAAGTTTATATGATTTATTCAAAATTTGTATCAGCAATTGAATACAATATTCAAGTGGAAAAATTACTTCCAATAGAAAAAAAGGAAGGGTTGCCAACAAAGGAATATGTATTTGATCCGTCAGAGGAGGAAGTGTTAAATTCATTTGTTCCACAAGTTCTGAATATAAAATTGTATCAATCACTTCTGGAAAATTCGGCAAGTGAACATTCAGCCAGAATGTCTGCGATGAAACAGGCTAACGACAATGCCGCTGAAATGATAAGAAACCTGGAAGTACAATACAATCGTGAAAGACAAGGAAAAATAACACAGGAATTGACAGAAATTATAAGTGGTTCTTTAGGAGTACAATAA
- the atpD gene encoding F0F1 ATP synthase subunit beta, with amino-acid sequence MNKGKLVQVIGPVIDVKFEKKLPDIYNALEVYKENGEKLVAEVHAHNGNNVVRAVAMSGTEGLRRGLEVVDTGNPIQVPVGRATLGRIFNVLGEAVDDGEKLDADVLRESIHKDAPSFEQQGTDSEILETGIKVVDLLAPYLKGGKIGLFGGAGVGKTVLIQELINNIAKGHGGLSVFAGVGERTREGRDLYNEMTESGVIDKTALVYGQMNEPPGARLRVGLTALTMAEYFRDKEGQNVLLFIDNIFRFTQAGSEVSALLGRMPSAVGYQPNLATEMGALQERITSTSTGSITSVQAVYVPADDLTDPAPATTFAHLDATTVLSRQIASLGIYPAVDPLDSTSRILEPEIVGNEHYKIARETQKVLQRYKELQDIIAILGMDELDENDKLTVNRARKIQRFFSQPFSVAEQFTGMKGKYVPLRETIRGFKEILDGLHDDLPEQAFLYVGTIDEAVAKARELMSE; translated from the coding sequence ATGAATAAAGGTAAATTAGTGCAAGTTATCGGGCCGGTAATAGATGTAAAATTTGAAAAAAAGCTGCCTGATATTTATAATGCACTTGAAGTATATAAGGAAAACGGAGAAAAATTAGTAGCTGAAGTTCATGCCCACAATGGAAACAACGTTGTGAGAGCAGTTGCAATGTCTGGAACTGAAGGGCTAAGACGTGGACTGGAAGTTGTAGATACTGGTAACCCGATTCAAGTTCCCGTTGGAAGAGCTACATTAGGTAGAATTTTCAATGTACTTGGGGAAGCGGTTGATGATGGTGAAAAATTGGATGCGGATGTATTAAGGGAATCTATCCATAAGGACGCACCGTCATTTGAGCAACAGGGAACAGATTCAGAAATACTGGAAACAGGAATAAAAGTGGTGGATTTATTGGCACCATATTTAAAAGGTGGAAAAATCGGACTGTTTGGAGGAGCTGGAGTTGGAAAGACAGTATTAATCCAGGAGTTAATCAATAATATCGCAAAAGGGCATGGAGGACTTTCCGTATTTGCAGGAGTTGGAGAACGTACACGTGAAGGGCGTGATTTGTATAATGAAATGACTGAAAGTGGGGTTATCGACAAGACAGCGTTAGTGTATGGACAAATGAATGAACCACCTGGTGCAAGACTAAGAGTTGGGCTTACAGCACTTACAATGGCGGAATATTTTAGAGATAAGGAAGGACAGAACGTACTTTTATTTATCGACAATATATTCAGATTCACTCAGGCAGGATCAGAAGTGTCGGCACTGCTTGGAAGAATGCCATCAGCCGTAGGATATCAGCCAAACTTGGCAACTGAAATGGGAGCCTTGCAGGAAAGAATAACTTCGACAAGTACAGGTTCAATTACATCAGTACAGGCTGTATACGTGCCAGCAGATGACTTGACAGATCCGGCACCAGCAACAACATTTGCGCATTTGGATGCAACAACAGTATTGTCAAGACAAATTGCATCACTTGGAATTTATCCAGCAGTAGATCCTCTTGATTCAACTTCAAGAATACTTGAGCCTGAAATTGTTGGAAATGAGCATTATAAAATTGCAAGGGAAACTCAGAAAGTATTACAAAGATACAAGGAATTGCAAGATATTATAGCAATTCTAGGAATGGATGAGCTGGATGAAAATGATAAATTAACAGTAAATCGTGCTAGAAAAATCCAAAGATTCTTTTCACAGCCTTTCTCAGTAGCAGAACAGTTTACTGGAATGAAAGGTAAATATGTGCCGCTAAGAGAAACAATTCGTGGATTCAAGGAAATCTTGGATGGGCTTCATGATGATTTACCTGAACAGGCATTCCTATACGTCGGAACAATTGACGAGGCAGTGGCAAAAGCTAGAGAATTAATGAGTGAATAA
- the atpC gene encoding ATP synthase F1 subunit epsilon gives MATEFILEAVTPERLVFEKPVEFVKLRTEGGDIGILAKHINYITPIGAGEMLVREKDNKEMTYYLEGGFLEVRQDKVVILGVNIVEATKAEAERMAREVAIEKAKKQKIKEDQDILGTKKRIQSNLSRK, from the coding sequence ATGGCAACAGAATTTATTTTGGAAGCAGTAACTCCCGAAAGACTTGTTTTTGAAAAGCCCGTTGAATTTGTGAAATTGCGTACAGAAGGCGGAGATATTGGAATACTTGCCAAGCATATTAATTATATTACGCCAATTGGTGCAGGGGAAATGCTTGTTCGAGAAAAGGATAATAAGGAAATGACATATTATCTGGAAGGGGGATTTCTCGAAGTTCGACAGGATAAAGTCGTTATTTTGGGAGTGAATATCGTTGAAGCGACTAAAGCAGAGGCGGAACGGATGGCAAGGGAAGTTGCCATTGAAAAGGCAAAAAAACAAAAAATAAAAGAAGATCAGGATATTTTGGGAACAAAAAAACGTATTCAGAGCAATTTAAGCAGAAAATAA
- a CDS encoding DUF4912 domain-containing protein, producing the protein MEQLKKNRIRTFYRNYVNEKLIGNKNNKKLKKLEKFVSMEVIEKETIEKILIKYFFMKRSRTFYRNFANKKLLGNLGRKYRRSFKAFDFNYERISPEQIKRRYVETEINRSKFAKGVEFDGNSNQEDIYFDKAPLPAAYFTDELVLMPKNPTTLYIYWEIRDDTFERLASNNGVIDNVVIKLYKDGYEYRKIIRHERIGSHYITEIDVNQHYKASIGYEDQYGNFSEVAHSVEAIAPNDKVSDNIDLVWGTVKYDANTNQLIKYINTPISTPEGRELLGVPADYDVDENNEFIIEVIERLTKVGASESLIERKVIKGKLPNLRLDMGGSRSS; encoded by the coding sequence ATGGAGCAATTGAAAAAAAATAGAATAAGAACATTTTATAGAAATTATGTTAATGAAAAATTAATTGGAAATAAAAATAATAAAAAATTAAAAAAATTAGAAAAATTTGTTTCCATGGAAGTTATCGAAAAGGAAACTATTGAAAAAATTTTAATAAAATACTTCTTTATGAAAAGAAGCAGAACGTTCTATAGAAATTTTGCCAATAAAAAGTTATTAGGAAATCTAGGCAGAAAATATAGAAGAAGTTTTAAAGCCTTTGATTTTAACTATGAAAGAATTTCTCCAGAACAAATAAAACGTAGATATGTTGAAACTGAAATTAACCGTTCAAAATTTGCAAAAGGTGTGGAATTTGACGGTAACTCCAATCAGGAAGATATTTACTTTGACAAGGCTCCATTACCAGCAGCATATTTTACAGACGAACTTGTCCTAATGCCAAAAAATCCTACAACATTATATATATACTGGGAAATTCGTGATGATACATTTGAAAGATTGGCGTCAAATAATGGTGTTATTGATAATGTAGTCATAAAACTTTATAAAGACGGATACGAATATAGAAAAATTATAAGACACGAAAGAATTGGTTCACATTACATTACTGAAATTGACGTAAATCAGCACTATAAAGCGTCCATCGGATACGAAGATCAATATGGAAACTTCTCAGAAGTAGCTCACTCAGTGGAAGCCATTGCACCAAATGACAAAGTTTCTGACAATATTGACTTAGTATGGGGAACAGTAAAATATGATGCAAACACAAATCAGCTTATAAAATATATAAATACACCAATTTCAACACCAGAAGGCAGGGAGCTTTTAGGAGTACCTGCAGACTACGACGTGGATGAAAATAATGAATTTATAATTGAAGTAATAGAAAGATTAACAAAAGTAGGAGCTTCAGAATCATTAATTGAAAGAAAAGTGATAAAAGGAAAACTTCCAAATCTTAGACTGGATATGGGTGGTTCAAGAAGCAGCTAG
- the dapB gene encoding 4-hydroxy-tetrahydrodipicolinate reductase translates to MKVVVYGAGVMAQYVKESVINSGNEFVGLVDPLGNGDFKNLKGKDVEFDAIIDFSHFSLLEDVLEAGIDKKVPVLIATTGHSEEQLKKIEEAAKQIPIIKATNTSVGVNIVNEIVAFATKLLKDFDIEIIEKHHNRKIDAPSGTANTLLKVVKENLDDNGKDYRTIYGREGHSKRAEKEIGVHAIRGGNIVGEHTVIYAKNDEIIEIKHEALSRKMFSDGAVKAVEFLFGKKVGLYTMKDVLGL, encoded by the coding sequence ATGAAAGTAGTTGTTTATGGTGCCGGAGTTATGGCACAGTATGTAAAGGAATCAGTAATAAATTCTGGAAATGAATTTGTTGGGCTGGTTGATCCGCTTGGAAATGGAGATTTTAAAAATTTGAAGGGAAAAGATGTAGAGTTTGATGCGATTATTGATTTTTCGCATTTTAGCTTGCTGGAAGACGTGCTTGAAGCGGGAATTGATAAAAAAGTTCCAGTTTTAATCGCAACAACAGGACATTCGGAAGAACAACTGAAAAAAATTGAAGAGGCGGCAAAGCAAATACCGATAATTAAGGCAACAAATACTTCTGTTGGGGTAAATATTGTAAATGAAATTGTGGCTTTTGCAACAAAATTATTAAAGGATTTTGATATTGAAATAATTGAAAAGCATCACAACAGAAAAATTGACGCACCAAGCGGTACAGCAAATACCCTGCTTAAAGTTGTAAAGGAAAACCTGGATGATAATGGAAAAGATTATAGAACAATTTATGGAAGGGAAGGACACAGTAAACGAGCCGAAAAGGAAATAGGAGTTCACGCCATACGTGGTGGAAACATAGTCGGGGAACATACTGTAATTTATGCAAAAAATGATGAAATTATTGAAATAAAGCATGAAGCGTTGTCAAGAAAAATGTTTTCAGATGGTGCAGTTAAAGCTGTGGAATTTCTTTTTGGGAAGAAAGTGGGACTGTATACAATGAAGGATGTACTTGGTTTATAA